The following are from one region of the Calditrichota bacterium genome:
- a CDS encoding PorV/PorQ family protein, which produces MKRMILSLTLVLSLMAGLLQAQEMSRVATAGAQFLKFGVGARALAIGSAYVAFENDPFGLYWNPASVASIQGTAFGISRSNYYGAINHNYLCGVLGMGEGALGVSVTYMGTDKIEVTTLSSPDGTGTYFDVGNMAFGLTYARNVTNVLKMGITAKWVRERIYRETANAVALDFGSVINTGLGGVRLAMSLTNMGQSMQLRGPDLRVSHDRFPNNPAEANVKADLFTDKWPLPMVYTIGLRTDIIGGDGENIPSQTQRLTFAFAANDAWDAVLRGNYGLEYEWRNLFSIRIGFLQKYDTARFTLGGGLKYQMGRTLIQVDYAYVNYNYLGNTNHFSLEFYY; this is translated from the coding sequence ATGAAACGGATGATTCTTTCTCTTACACTTGTTCTGAGTCTGATGGCGGGTCTTTTGCAGGCTCAGGAAATGAGTCGTGTGGCAACGGCTGGCGCTCAATTTCTGAAATTTGGTGTGGGTGCCCGGGCATTGGCCATCGGAAGCGCGTATGTTGCGTTTGAAAACGATCCCTTTGGACTGTACTGGAATCCCGCCAGTGTCGCATCCATCCAGGGAACCGCATTCGGGATTTCACGAAGTAATTATTACGGAGCGATTAATCACAATTATTTATGCGGGGTTCTTGGAATGGGAGAAGGAGCTTTGGGAGTGAGCGTTACCTATATGGGAACCGATAAGATCGAGGTAACCACGCTTTCATCTCCCGATGGAACAGGCACCTATTTTGATGTGGGAAACATGGCCTTCGGATTGACGTACGCCCGAAATGTGACCAATGTGCTGAAAATGGGAATTACCGCTAAATGGGTTCGCGAACGCATCTATCGTGAAACCGCCAATGCCGTGGCGCTTGATTTCGGATCGGTTATTAATACGGGATTAGGCGGAGTCCGGTTAGCCATGTCCCTGACCAATATGGGACAATCGATGCAGCTTCGGGGCCCGGACCTTCGGGTTTCCCACGATCGTTTTCCAAACAATCCGGCGGAAGCCAATGTAAAGGCCGATCTTTTCACAGACAAATGGCCGCTCCCAATGGTGTACACAATCGGTTTGCGAACGGACATTATTGGCGGGGATGGAGAAAATATCCCCAGTCAGACACAACGCCTCACATTTGCGTTTGCCGCAAACGACGCGTGGGATGCGGTTCTTCGAGGGAACTACGGATTGGAATATGAATGGCGAAATCTGTTTTCCATCCGAATCGGATTTCTTCAGAAATATGATACCGCGCGATTTACCCTTGGCGGCGGGTTGAAATATCAAATGGGACGAACCCTGATTCAGGTCGATTATGCCTATGTCAATTACAATTATTTAGGTAACACGAATCATTTTTCTCTGGAATTTTATTATTAA